The following proteins are encoded in a genomic region of Cricetulus griseus strain 17A/GY chromosome 7, alternate assembly CriGri-PICRH-1.0, whole genome shotgun sequence:
- the LOC100762136 gene encoding zinc finger protein 39 isoform X1 produces the protein MRNLQQDSVKNSMSQLPSQTLDIGKQKRSYKKSVTFINHWRWSQQCRARKHKEPVKGLVTFEDVCVDFTWEEWQDLDDAQRKLYRDVMLETYRSLESLGHCITKPEVIFKLEQGTGPWRVEDVPEQRRPDVQKVNGVDETSQDNQERHLWHLAITNSNTSTEKNVKLGKIFNVSSNHVSNLTVKNGSSSGMRSAALNVWQNMCPPSEPDNMQTGKELDGSLTSKPLIHAQHHGLYSRAPSTQQHFQCCRQEAACNTKALWTNKRFHIAHSPSKFAESEKASGEVAPNAQERTWEREETFECNICKKTFCSKFKLTKHKKIHKVQKYYKCSDCEKTFIKKSYHKKQVIHAGLRSYRCRQCEKFFHQKKQQNVCQRVPRGTKLYEVYQSEKSFNEKPNLRRYQRTRTGYKPYGCHMCGKSFYRKSHLNRHQRIHTGEKPYGCKECKKTFYHKSSLTIHQRTHTGEKPYECKKCRKTFYCKSDLNVHHRTHTGEKPYECDECRKTFYSKSHLIIHQKIHTGDKPYECEACQKTFNRKSNLTVHQKTHTGEKPYECNICGKTFHRKSHLSMHQKTHTGEKPYECKECGKAFYQKSSLSRHERNHTGNRPYACEECRKTFLHKSSLTVHQRSHTGYKPYSCEECRKTFYSKSHLTVHQRTHTGEKPYECPVCAKAFHQKSYLNRHQVTHESEKRFECEECRKTFYHKSSLTVHQKIHLRAGL, from the exons ATG AGGAACTTGCAGCAGGACAGTGTGAAGAATTCTATGAGTCAACTCCCCAGTCAAACTCTTGACATTGGAAAGCAGAAGAGAAGCTACAAGAAGTCAGTCACATTTATAAATCACTGGAGATGGTCCCAGCAGTGTAgagcaagaaaacacaaggaaccAGTAAAG GGGTTGGTGACATTTGAGGATGTCTGTGTGGACTTCACCTGGGAGGAGTGGCAGGACCTGGATGATGCTCAGAGGAAGCTCTATAGGGacgtgatgctggagacctacagGAGCTTGGAGTCCTTGG GTCACTGCATTACCAAACCAGAGGTGATCTTTAAGTTGGAGCAAGGAACTGGGCCATGGAGAGTAGAAGATGTTCCAGAGCAGCGTCGGCCAG atGTCCAGAAAGTAAATGGAGTGGATGAAACCAGCCAGGACAATCAAGAGAGACATTTGTGGCACCTTGCAATTACCAACAGCAACACATCGACTGAGAAGAATGtgaaattaggaaaaatatttaatgtgaGCTCAAACCATGTTTCAAATCTGACTGTAAAGAATGGAAGTTCTTCAGGAATGAGGTCTGCAGCACTTAATGTATGGCAGAATATGTGTCCCCCTAGTGAGCCTGATAACATGCAGACTGGAAAGGAACTTGATGGCTCTCTAACTAGCAAGCCCCTTATACATGCACAGCACCACGGGTTGTATAGCAGAGCTCCAAGTACCCAACAACATTTTCAATGTTGTAGGCAAGAAGCAGCCTGCAATACAAAGGCCTTATGGACAAATAAGAGGTTTCACATTGCACATAGTCCCAGTAAATTTGCTGAGTCTGAGAAAGCATCTGGTGAGGTAGCTCCTAATGCCCAAGAGAGGACTTGGGAAAGGGAAGAAACTTTTGAATGTAATATTTGCAAAAAAACATTCTGTTCAAAGTTTAAGCTCACTAAACATAAGAAAATACATAAAGTGCAGAAGTATTATAAGTGTAGTGATTGTGAGAAAACCTTCATTAAGAAGTCATACCACAAAAAACAGGTAATACATGCAGGACTCAGATCCTACAGATGTAGACAATGTGAGAAATTTTTTCATCAGAAAAAACAGCAAAATGTATGTCAGAGAGTTCCCAGAGGGACAAAATTGTATGAAGTTTATCAATCTGAAAAAAGCTTTAATGAGAAGCCAAATCTCAGGAGGTATCAGAGAACCCGTACAGGTTATAAACCCTATGGATGTCATATGTGTGGGAAATCATTTTACCGGAAGTCACACCTCAACAGGCACCAGAGAATTCACACAGGTGAGAAACCCTATGGATGTAAAGAATGTAAGAAAACTTTCTACCATAAGTCATCCCTCACTATCCATCAGAGAACTCACACAGGtgagaagccctatgaatgtaaaaAATGTAGGAAAACTTTCTACTGTAAGTCAGACCTCAATGTACATCACAGAACTCACACAGGTGAGAAACCGTATGAGTGTGACGAATGTAGAAAAACTTTCTACTCTAAGTCACACCTCATTATACATCAGAAAATTCACACAGGTGACAAACCATATGAATGTGAAGCATGCCAGAAAACATTCAATCGGAAGTCAAACCTCACTGtacatcagaaaacacacacgGGTGAGAAACCGTATGAATGTAACATATGTGGAAAGACTTTTCACCGTAAGTCACACCTCAGCATGCATCAGAAAACTCACACtggtgagaaaccctatgaatgtaaagaatgtgggaaaGCTTTCTATCAGAAGTCGAGTCTCAGCAGGCATGAGAGGAATCACACAGGAAACAGACCATATGCATGTGAAGAATGCAGGAAAACATTCCTGCATAAGTCATCTCTCACTGTCCATCAAAGAAGCCACACAGGTTATAAACCATACTCATGCGAAGAATGTAGGAAAACATTCTACAGTAAGTCACACCTCACTGTAcaccagagaacacacacaggTGAGAAGCCCTACGAATGTCCGGTATGTGCAAAGGCTTTTCACCAGAAATCCTACCTGAACAGGCATCAGGTAACTCATGAAAGTGAGAAACGATTTGAGTGTGAGGAATGTAGGAAAACATTCTATCATAAGTCATCCCTCACTGTGCATCAGAAAATTCACCTGAGGGCAGGCCTGTGA
- the LOC100762136 gene encoding zinc finger protein 39 isoform X2 gives MSQLPSQTLDIGKQKRSYKKSVTFINHWRWSQQCRARKHKEPVKGLVTFEDVCVDFTWEEWQDLDDAQRKLYRDVMLETYRSLESLGHCITKPEVIFKLEQGTGPWRVEDVPEQRRPDVQKVNGVDETSQDNQERHLWHLAITNSNTSTEKNVKLGKIFNVSSNHVSNLTVKNGSSSGMRSAALNVWQNMCPPSEPDNMQTGKELDGSLTSKPLIHAQHHGLYSRAPSTQQHFQCCRQEAACNTKALWTNKRFHIAHSPSKFAESEKASGEVAPNAQERTWEREETFECNICKKTFCSKFKLTKHKKIHKVQKYYKCSDCEKTFIKKSYHKKQVIHAGLRSYRCRQCEKFFHQKKQQNVCQRVPRGTKLYEVYQSEKSFNEKPNLRRYQRTRTGYKPYGCHMCGKSFYRKSHLNRHQRIHTGEKPYGCKECKKTFYHKSSLTIHQRTHTGEKPYECKKCRKTFYCKSDLNVHHRTHTGEKPYECDECRKTFYSKSHLIIHQKIHTGDKPYECEACQKTFNRKSNLTVHQKTHTGEKPYECNICGKTFHRKSHLSMHQKTHTGEKPYECKECGKAFYQKSSLSRHERNHTGNRPYACEECRKTFLHKSSLTVHQRSHTGYKPYSCEECRKTFYSKSHLTVHQRTHTGEKPYECPVCAKAFHQKSYLNRHQVTHESEKRFECEECRKTFYHKSSLTVHQKIHLRAGL, from the exons ATGAGTCAACTCCCCAGTCAAACTCTTGACATTGGAAAGCAGAAGAGAAGCTACAAGAAGTCAGTCACATTTATAAATCACTGGAGATGGTCCCAGCAGTGTAgagcaagaaaacacaaggaaccAGTAAAG GGGTTGGTGACATTTGAGGATGTCTGTGTGGACTTCACCTGGGAGGAGTGGCAGGACCTGGATGATGCTCAGAGGAAGCTCTATAGGGacgtgatgctggagacctacagGAGCTTGGAGTCCTTGG GTCACTGCATTACCAAACCAGAGGTGATCTTTAAGTTGGAGCAAGGAACTGGGCCATGGAGAGTAGAAGATGTTCCAGAGCAGCGTCGGCCAG atGTCCAGAAAGTAAATGGAGTGGATGAAACCAGCCAGGACAATCAAGAGAGACATTTGTGGCACCTTGCAATTACCAACAGCAACACATCGACTGAGAAGAATGtgaaattaggaaaaatatttaatgtgaGCTCAAACCATGTTTCAAATCTGACTGTAAAGAATGGAAGTTCTTCAGGAATGAGGTCTGCAGCACTTAATGTATGGCAGAATATGTGTCCCCCTAGTGAGCCTGATAACATGCAGACTGGAAAGGAACTTGATGGCTCTCTAACTAGCAAGCCCCTTATACATGCACAGCACCACGGGTTGTATAGCAGAGCTCCAAGTACCCAACAACATTTTCAATGTTGTAGGCAAGAAGCAGCCTGCAATACAAAGGCCTTATGGACAAATAAGAGGTTTCACATTGCACATAGTCCCAGTAAATTTGCTGAGTCTGAGAAAGCATCTGGTGAGGTAGCTCCTAATGCCCAAGAGAGGACTTGGGAAAGGGAAGAAACTTTTGAATGTAATATTTGCAAAAAAACATTCTGTTCAAAGTTTAAGCTCACTAAACATAAGAAAATACATAAAGTGCAGAAGTATTATAAGTGTAGTGATTGTGAGAAAACCTTCATTAAGAAGTCATACCACAAAAAACAGGTAATACATGCAGGACTCAGATCCTACAGATGTAGACAATGTGAGAAATTTTTTCATCAGAAAAAACAGCAAAATGTATGTCAGAGAGTTCCCAGAGGGACAAAATTGTATGAAGTTTATCAATCTGAAAAAAGCTTTAATGAGAAGCCAAATCTCAGGAGGTATCAGAGAACCCGTACAGGTTATAAACCCTATGGATGTCATATGTGTGGGAAATCATTTTACCGGAAGTCACACCTCAACAGGCACCAGAGAATTCACACAGGTGAGAAACCCTATGGATGTAAAGAATGTAAGAAAACTTTCTACCATAAGTCATCCCTCACTATCCATCAGAGAACTCACACAGGtgagaagccctatgaatgtaaaaAATGTAGGAAAACTTTCTACTGTAAGTCAGACCTCAATGTACATCACAGAACTCACACAGGTGAGAAACCGTATGAGTGTGACGAATGTAGAAAAACTTTCTACTCTAAGTCACACCTCATTATACATCAGAAAATTCACACAGGTGACAAACCATATGAATGTGAAGCATGCCAGAAAACATTCAATCGGAAGTCAAACCTCACTGtacatcagaaaacacacacgGGTGAGAAACCGTATGAATGTAACATATGTGGAAAGACTTTTCACCGTAAGTCACACCTCAGCATGCATCAGAAAACTCACACtggtgagaaaccctatgaatgtaaagaatgtgggaaaGCTTTCTATCAGAAGTCGAGTCTCAGCAGGCATGAGAGGAATCACACAGGAAACAGACCATATGCATGTGAAGAATGCAGGAAAACATTCCTGCATAAGTCATCTCTCACTGTCCATCAAAGAAGCCACACAGGTTATAAACCATACTCATGCGAAGAATGTAGGAAAACATTCTACAGTAAGTCACACCTCACTGTAcaccagagaacacacacaggTGAGAAGCCCTACGAATGTCCGGTATGTGCAAAGGCTTTTCACCAGAAATCCTACCTGAACAGGCATCAGGTAACTCATGAAAGTGAGAAACGATTTGAGTGTGAGGAATGTAGGAAAACATTCTATCATAAGTCATCCCTCACTGTGCATCAGAAAATTCACCTGAGGGCAGGCCTGTGA